A genomic window from Candidatus Hydrogenedentota bacterium includes:
- the rny gene encoding ribonuclease Y, with protein MEVACMPMSVMIAVAAAVAGLALGTVVSMAVSSIRGGGALSKARRDAAQILTDAEREASQIKKDGNTAVKELEINLRAKLEQEGRELRKEMAEVERRLAAKEQGLDNRATALDKTAADLNAQERALVAREKSNEKDRERLAELIAEQNSKLEQVAGLTVEQARKDLYARLENEVKRDCALELKRIEDELRENAEKRAHWIIGEAIQRCAADHTAESTVSVVALPNDDMKGRIIGREGRNIRALENATGINVIIDDTPEAVVLSGFDPVRREIARITLERMIQDGRIHPARIEEMVEKVTEELAKLIKERGEEACMEADVHGLHPEMVKLLGRLSYRTSYGQNVLRHSLEVCHLAGLMAAEMGVNVQEAKRAGLIHDIGKALTHEVEGSHAILGHDLCRRYGEKDSIAIAVGAHHNEMPMDSITAVLVQAADAMSASRPGARSEMLQHYIKRLEQLEQIAEGFHGVDRAFAIQAGREVRIVVQPEKVSDAEALQMSRDIARKVEAEMTYPGQIRVTVVRETRAVDIAK; from the coding sequence ATGGAGGTAGCGTGCATGCCGATGAGTGTGATGATTGCCGTGGCGGCCGCGGTTGCCGGGTTGGCCTTGGGCACGGTGGTGTCCATGGCCGTGTCCAGCATCCGGGGCGGCGGGGCCCTGAGCAAGGCCCGCCGGGACGCGGCGCAGATTCTTACCGATGCGGAGCGTGAGGCTTCGCAAATCAAGAAAGACGGCAACACCGCCGTCAAAGAGCTGGAAATCAACCTGCGCGCCAAACTGGAACAGGAGGGGCGCGAACTCCGGAAGGAGATGGCGGAGGTGGAGCGGCGTCTTGCCGCGAAAGAGCAGGGGCTGGACAACCGGGCCACGGCCCTGGACAAGACCGCGGCGGACCTGAACGCCCAGGAACGGGCCCTGGTCGCCCGCGAAAAGAGCAATGAAAAGGACCGGGAGCGCCTGGCCGAACTTATCGCCGAGCAGAACTCGAAACTGGAGCAGGTGGCGGGGCTTACGGTGGAGCAGGCCCGGAAGGACCTGTACGCGCGCCTCGAGAACGAGGTGAAGCGGGACTGCGCCCTCGAACTGAAGCGCATCGAGGACGAGCTGCGGGAGAACGCCGAGAAGCGCGCCCACTGGATCATCGGCGAGGCCATCCAGCGCTGCGCCGCGGACCACACGGCGGAAAGCACCGTGTCCGTGGTGGCCCTGCCCAACGACGACATGAAGGGGCGCATCATCGGCCGCGAGGGCCGGAACATCCGCGCGCTGGAAAACGCCACGGGCATCAACGTCATCATAGACGACACGCCGGAGGCGGTGGTGCTGTCCGGGTTTGACCCGGTGCGGCGAGAAATCGCCCGCATCACCCTGGAGCGCATGATTCAGGACGGGCGCATCCACCCGGCGCGCATCGAGGAGATGGTGGAAAAGGTGACGGAGGAGCTGGCCAAGCTCATCAAGGAGCGCGGCGAGGAGGCCTGCATGGAGGCCGACGTCCACGGGCTGCACCCGGAGATGGTGAAACTGCTGGGCCGCCTCAGCTACCGCACCTCCTACGGGCAGAACGTGCTGCGCCACTCCCTCGAAGTCTGCCACCTGGCGGGGCTCATGGCCGCCGAGATGGGCGTGAATGTGCAGGAGGCCAAGCGGGCCGGGCTCATCCACGACATCGGCAAGGCGCTCACCCACGAGGTCGAGGGCTCACATGCCATTCTGGGCCACGACCTCTGCCGCCGTTACGGGGAAAAGGACTCTATCGCCATCGCCGTGGGCGCCCACCACAACGAGATGCCCATGGACAGCATCACGGCGGTGCTGGTGCAGGCGGCGGACGCCATGTCCGCGTCTCGGCCCGGCGCCCGCAGCGAGATGCTCCAGCATTACATCAAACGCCTCGAGCAGCTCGAGCAGATTGCCGAGGGCTTCCACGGCGTGGACCGCGCCTTCGCCATCCAGGCCGGACGCGAGGTGCGCATCGTGGTGCAGCCGGAAAAGGTCAGCGACGCCGAGGCCCTGCAGATGTCCCGCGACATCGCCCGCAAGGTCGAGGCCGAGATGACCTATCCCGGACAAATCCGGGTGACCGTGGTGCGCGAGACCCGGGCCGTGGACATCGCCAAGTAG
- the xerD gene encoding site-specific tyrosine recombinase XerD, whose amino-acid sequence MDKETTPFIQRALDRFMESAVFEFGLSERTLSAYGEDLRRYLASLEERSISTPAEVMREDVLDHLIELREAGLGARSIARHLTAIRRFHRFLVEEGLSPADPAETFDSPRLMRALPHWLTTEEVERLLAVPDTATTEGVRDAAILEVFYSCGLRVSELAELPLRDVSLEEGTVRVRGKGAKTRLVPLGTAAREKVRAWLGVREEWKSAVTALFTGKNGRRMTRHMVWEVVKRHARAANISQNVTPHMLRHSFATHLLDNGADLRAVQELLGHADISTTQIYTHVSVERLSRAHKEFHPRG is encoded by the coding sequence ATGGACAAGGAAACAACGCCCTTCATTCAACGCGCACTGGACCGGTTTATGGAATCGGCCGTGTTCGAGTTCGGCCTGTCCGAGCGGACCCTGTCCGCTTACGGGGAGGACCTGCGCCGCTACCTCGCCTCCCTCGAGGAGCGCAGCATTTCAACACCCGCCGAGGTCATGCGCGAGGACGTGCTGGACCACCTGATTGAGCTGCGCGAGGCGGGGCTGGGAGCACGCTCCATCGCCCGGCACCTCACGGCAATACGCCGCTTTCACCGCTTTCTGGTCGAGGAGGGGCTCTCTCCGGCGGACCCCGCAGAGACCTTTGACTCGCCCCGTCTCATGCGCGCCCTGCCCCACTGGCTCACGACCGAGGAGGTGGAGCGGCTCCTCGCCGTGCCGGACACGGCCACAACCGAGGGGGTGCGCGACGCGGCCATCCTGGAGGTCTTCTACTCCTGCGGCCTGCGTGTCTCCGAGCTGGCGGAGCTGCCACTGCGCGATGTGTCGCTTGAGGAAGGCACGGTCCGGGTGCGGGGGAAGGGCGCCAAAACCCGGCTGGTGCCCCTGGGCACCGCCGCCCGGGAAAAGGTCCGCGCATGGCTCGGCGTGCGGGAGGAATGGAAGTCCGCCGTCACCGCGCTTTTCACGGGCAAGAACGGACGACGCATGACCCGGCACATGGTCTGGGAAGTGGTGAAGCGCCACGCCCGCGCCGCAAACATCAGCCAGAACGTCACCCCGCACATGCTGCGCCACTCCTTCGCCACGCACCTGCTGGACAACGGCGCGGACCTCCGCGCGGTGCAGGAACTGCTCGGGCACGCGGACATCAGCACCACCCAGATATACACCCATGTCAGCGTCGAGCGACTCAGCCGCGCCCACAAAGAGTTCCATCCCAGGGGATAG